The following proteins come from a genomic window of Geomonas sp. RF6:
- a CDS encoding amino acid ABC transporter permease (The N-terminal region of this protein, as described by TIGR01726, is a three transmembrane segment that identifies a subfamily of ABC transporter permease subunits, which specificities that include histidine, arginine, glutamine, glutamate, L-cystine (sic), the opines (in Agrobacterium) octopine and nopaline, etc.) → MTLFPKVSSRVALTTLLFLWALFLPFFHAGAASLEPDQVFRQANELMGQGDLPAALAELQKIPKPAGADDGEAYVRSRMQIAKLHFSLGEMEKAQGAAREVLALYPDNSEAKNFVASVASAMQPKYVTFLKDCLRFLPSLLKGACTTLLLVIGTMLISPFGGLLLALGRISTYRPVSGFCWFVIWFFRGTPLLLQLFFIYYGLPSLGITLSPHTAAIIGLGLNYSAYLGEIIRGGIQSIDHGQMEAAKAIGMSYRQAMRRVIIPQTYKRLMPPVGNEFIALIKDTALVSTIAMVELMRSADQLFNTYFNVTALVLAALVYLAFTTLFTFIFEKIEYRAGIYEHR, encoded by the coding sequence ATGACTCTTTTTCCAAAGGTATCCAGCAGGGTCGCTCTGACGACCCTGCTTTTTTTGTGGGCGCTCTTCCTCCCCTTTTTCCATGCCGGTGCGGCCTCCCTTGAGCCGGACCAGGTCTTCAGGCAGGCAAACGAGCTGATGGGGCAGGGTGACCTCCCTGCGGCGCTCGCCGAGCTCCAGAAGATCCCGAAGCCTGCCGGTGCTGACGACGGCGAGGCTTACGTACGGAGCCGGATGCAGATCGCAAAGCTCCACTTTTCTCTCGGCGAGATGGAAAAAGCACAAGGGGCCGCCCGCGAGGTGCTCGCGCTCTACCCCGACAACAGCGAGGCGAAGAACTTCGTGGCGTCCGTCGCCTCGGCGATGCAGCCGAAGTACGTCACCTTCCTGAAGGACTGCCTGCGCTTCCTTCCGTCCCTTCTGAAGGGGGCATGCACCACGCTTCTTCTCGTAATCGGCACGATGCTCATCTCCCCCTTCGGCGGCCTTCTTCTCGCGCTGGGGAGGATCAGCACCTATCGCCCCGTCTCCGGTTTCTGCTGGTTCGTGATCTGGTTCTTTCGCGGCACTCCGCTTCTTTTGCAGCTCTTCTTCATCTACTACGGCCTTCCGTCGCTGGGGATCACCCTGTCGCCGCACACGGCTGCGATCATCGGCCTTGGGCTCAACTATTCCGCCTATCTCGGCGAGATCATCCGCGGCGGCATCCAGAGTATCGACCACGGGCAGATGGAAGCCGCAAAGGCGATCGGGATGAGCTACCGCCAGGCGATGCGGCGCGTGATCATTCCCCAGACCTACAAGCGGCTCATGCCGCCGGTGGGGAACGAGTTCATCGCGCTCATCAAGGACACCGCGCTCGTCTCCACCATCGCCATGGTGGAGCTCATGCGCTCCGCCGACCAGCTCTTCAACACCTATTTCAACGTGACGGCGCTTGTCCTG